Part of the Sphingomonadaceae bacterium OTU29LAMAA1 genome, GAAGCCCGGCAAGACCGCATGGGACTGGTGGTCCGGCCCGCTGCTCGCCTGGGCGCCGCGGGCGGGATCGAACGCCGCCACCGAACGCGCCTTCGTCGATTTCGCAGCCTCGCTCGGCCTGCCGTACATGATGGTCGACGATGGCTGGTACGCCAACAGCGGCACCGGCCCGCTGGTGCTGCCGGGTGCGGATCCGACCCGTCCGCTTCCGGAAATCGATCTTCCCGGCCTCGTCGCCTACGGCAAGGCTCGCGGCGTCGGCCTGATCCTGTGGATCAACTGGGAATTGCTCGATCGCGACATGGAGCGCATCCTCGGTTCCGTCGCGGATAGCGGTGCCAGGGGGATCAAGGTCGATTTCATGAACCGCGACGATCAGGACATGATCGGCTTTTACCACCGTCTCGCCGAGGCGACCGCGCGCCACCACCTGCTGCTCGACCTGCACGGCGCGACGCATCCGTGGGGCATGACCCGCACATGGCCGAACTTCCTGACGCAGGAGGGCGTGCTGGGCGCGGAATACAACAAGTGGACCCGGCGGATCACCGCGCGGCACAACATCACCCTCGCCTATACGCGGATGCTGGCGGGGCCGCTGGACTATACCCCCGGCGGCTATCGCAACGCGACGCCCGCGACCTTCGCCATCGCCGCGACCGGTCCGCAGACGCAGACGACGCGCGCCGCCGAACTGGCGAAATACGTGGTGTTCGAAAGCCCGCTGCAATCGGTCGCCGACACGCCGGATGCCTATCGCGGACAACCCGGCCTCGACTTCCTCGCCGCAGTACCGGCGACATGGGACGAAACCCGCTTTCTGTCCGGCACGATGGGGGAATCGATCGCGATCGCCCGGCGCAAGGATCGGACATGGTATGTCGGCGCGATGACCGACGCCGCCCGCAGCGTGACCGTGCCGCTCTCGTTCCTCGGCAAGGGCAGCTATACCGCCCGACTGTGGAGCGACGGCGCGACGGCGACCGATCTCGCCACCACCAGCCGGCGGGTCGACGCGGCGGCGACGCTGACGCTCGACCTGCACGCCGCGGGCGGCGCCGCCGCCATCCTCGCCCCACGCTGATCCGGAAGACCGTCGCATGAAACTCGCCATCGCCCTGCTGCTCGCCGTCCCGACCGGCCCCGCTCTCGCACAGTCGTTGCCGACCGCCGAACAGAAGGCGCAATGGGAACGCGAGGGCGAAGAGCGGCTGCACAAGGATTTCGGCTGGCTCGGTCGTTATCAGGAGGCGAATGCGAAGGTGACCGCACCGGCGAAGGTCGTCTTCATGGGCGATTCGATCACGCAGGGCTGGTTCGACATGATGCCCGCCTTTTTCACACCCGGCCGCTACGGTCGCGGGATCGGCGGACAGACGACGCCGCAGATGCTGCTCCGCTTTCGTCAGGACGTGATCGACCTGCATCCGCAGGTGGTGCAGATCATGGCCGGTACCAACGATATCGCCGGCAATACCGGGCCGATGACCGCGGCGCAGACGAAAGCCAATCTGATGTCGATGGCGGAGCTGGCGCGCGCGCATGGCATTCGTGTCATCCTCGCCTCGATCCCGCCGGCGGATCATTTCCCGTGGCGACCGGGCCTCGACACGGCGACGCCGATCGCCGCGATGAATGCATGGATGAAGGATTACGCCGCGCGCACCGGCGCGACCTACGCCGATTACTGGACCGCGCTGCACGACGGCGACGCGCTGAAGGCCAGCCTGACCTATGACGGGGTGCACCCGAACAAGGCGGGCTATGCGGTAATGGCGCCGGTGGCGGAGGCGGCGATTCGCCGAGCGATGGCGAAACCCGCGCCCGTCCACACCCCTGCCCCCGCCCCGATCGCCCGGTGATGATCGCACTGGCGCTCGCACTCGCGGCGGCGGGACCGGTGATCCGTACCGACCACGGCCCCGTCCGCGGCGAGGCGCTGGCGAGCGGCGGTGCGGTGTTCCGCGGCATCCCCTTCGCCGCGCCGCCGGTGGGCGCCTTGCGCTGGCGCGCGCCCCGGCCACCGAAGCGCTGGACGCGAACTCGCGCTGCGATGGCCGAACACGCCGCCTGCCCGCAGGTCGTCTATGGCGACTGGAACCGGACCGCCGCCAACGCGAGCAGCGAGGATTGCCTGTTCGTCGACGTGCGCACCCCGTCACTGAACGGCGCGGCGAAGCTGCCGGTGCTGGTCTGGATCCACGGCGGCAGCAACCGGGCGGGGGCCGGCGGCGGCACGGTGGAATCGCGGATCACCGACAAGGGCATCGTGCTGGTCAGCGTCCAGTATCGCCTCGGCGCCTTCGGCTTCCTGTCGCACCCTGCGCTCAGCCGCGAACAGGGCGGGCGCAGCGGCAATTACGGCCTGATGGATCAGCAGGCGGCGCTTCGCTGGGTCCGGCGCAATATCGCCCGCTTCGGCGGCGATCCGGCGCGGGTGACGATCGCGGGCGAATCCGCCGGAGCGATGGACGTCGGCCTGCACATGCTCAGCCCCGGATCGCGCGGCTTGTTCGCTCAGGCGATCGCGGAGAGCGGCACGGCGGGCTTCGGCACCGCCCCGCGCACGCTCCAGGCCAATGAAGTCGTGGGTACGCTCATCGCAAGGGGGGGCGGCCTGCCTGCGGACGCGACGGCGGCGCAGCTCCGCAGGTTGCCGATGGCGGCGGTGCTGAAGGCGGACGCGCAGGTCGATGCACCCGGCCTCGACGACGACAGCTTCGTGTGGTTGCAGGCGGTGGTGGACGGCGCGGTGTTGCCCGACACGCCCGCGCACCTGTTCGCCAGCGGCCGGATCAATCCCGCGCCTCTGGTGATCGGCATCAATGCCCGGGAATTGACGCTCCACGGCGGTTTGCCTGCCGCCGCCGCGACGGTACGCCGCGAATTCGGCCGCTACGCCGATCGCGCGCTGCGCTTCTACGGGTTGCAGCCGGGCGGCACGCCGGTGTCGGACGCGCGTCTGGGCGACGTGACGCTGCAACTGGCGAACGACATCACCTTCCGCTGTCCCGCGATCGCCGTGTCGAATGCGCTTACCCGGCATGGCGGCACGGTGTGGCAATATCAGTTCGACTACGCCCCGCCCGGCGGCACGGTCAGTCATGCCAGCGAACTCGGCTATCTGTTCAACCCGCCGCAGCCCGGCCAGCCGCCGTTGCAGGCCTATTGGGTGAACTTCGTGAAGACGGGCGAGCCGAACGGCGCGGGGCTGGTACGCTGGCCGGCGTACGATCGGAAGACCCGCGATTACATGGCATTCGATCAGGACGGGCCGGTCGCCAGGCGCGACTTGCGGCGCGATATCTGCGACCTGCGCGATACGCCCTGATCGCCATTCCGCGCCTTCGTCGCTGCTGGCTTGTCAGTTGCCCCACAGCCGGGCCGCACCGCGCACACCCGAACTGTCGCCCCATTGCGCCGCGACGATGCGCCCCTCCCAATCTCCGCCGAAGCTGTAGCGGTCGATCACCGCCGGCAGCGCATCGTATATCTCCGATACGTTGCTCATCCCGCCGCCGATGACGAAGACGTCGGGGTCGACGATGTTGGCGATCATCGCCATCGCCCGTCCCAGCCGGTCGACATACGCGTCGAGCGCCGCCTTCGCATGGGGCGTTCCGGCACGCGCCGCGGCGACGATGGCAGGCCCCGAATGCGTCTCGCCGCTGCGCGCCGCCATATCCTTTTGCAAACCGGTTCCCGACACCAGCATGTCGAGGCATCCATGTTGTCCGCACCAACAGGCGGGACCGGGATATTCCGCGGCGGTCATCCACGGCAACGGCACATGGCCCCATTCGCCGCCCATGCCGTTCGCGCCCTCGACGATCCGGCCATCGACCACCAGTCCGCCGCCGACGCCGGTGCCGACGATCACCGCGAACGCCGATCGCGCGCCCGTCGCGGCGCCGTCGACCGCCTCGGACAAGGCGAGGCAATTGGCATCGTTGGCCATCCGCACCTCACGGCCCAACGCCGCCTCCAGATCCTCGCGAAAGGTCCGGCCGTTCAGGAACGTCGCGTTCGAATTGCGCATGCGCCCGTCGCGGGGGTTGATCGATCCCGGGGTGCCGATGCCGATCGTGCCGGCACTGCCCGCGTCTGCCTCTGCACGACCGATCAGATCGCGGACATCCCGGATCGCCTGATCGTAGTCGCCGGGGTTGGGCGTGCGGACCCGTGCCAGAAACGCACCATGGCGATCGAGCGCCGCGGCCTCGATCTTGGTGCCTCCGAAATCGATGCCGATCTGGATCACGTTCGTCATGCTCCTGCGCCGCTACTGCCGGCGACGGGTCGCCTCGGTCTGGATTGGTATTACATCGGCATAACAATAAGGCAAATTGAGATAATTCTGCTGGCATGCGGGCCGGATTACCGTACCCAAACGGGGTGACGAATTCAGCGAGTGGGGATAGGCGTTCCTGACCCTGATAAAGCATGGAGCCACACTCGATATGCCGATCAGCTTCGGTTCCAAACCCGGCCGCCGTATCGATGCACAGACCTCGGACGGCCGCGACGCGCGTTTGTCGCGCAGCTTGTCGGGCACCAATCTGGAACGTGCCGGGGACTATAACCTGCGGACCGTGCTGCAGGCCGTCCGGCTCAATCGCGATACGACGCGGGTCGCCATCGCGCAGCAGACCGGACTGACCGCGCCGACCATCGCCAACATCACGGGTCGGCTGATCGACATGGGCCTCGTCCGCAACGCCGGCAGGATGCAGGGCGGCCGGGGCCAGCCGGCGCTGCGCTTGCAGATCAATCCCGAAGGCGCTTTCGGCATCGGCCTCAATATCGATCGCGACCATCTGACGCTGGTTTCGCTCGATCTGGCGGGACAGGTCCGCAGCCGGGTGACGCGCGAGGTCGCGTTCGCGATGCCGGACGACGTCTCCGCCTTCGTTCGTGACGTCCTGGACGATGTGATCGCGCAGGGCGGCGTGGATCGCGACCGGGTGCTCGGCGTCGGCGTGGCGATCCCCGACGATCTCGGACGCATCCGCCTGCCGCACCAGCCCGCCGGTTACGACAAATGGAACGAGGTCGATCTGGCCGCGCTCCTAAAAATAGTCCCCTGGCCCATCCACCACGACAATGATGCCGCCGCCGCGGCTGTGGGCGAGGCAGAATATGGGACTGCGTTCGACAATCCCAGCTTCTTCTATCTGCTGATCAGCGCCGGACTGGGCGGCGGGCCGGTGATCGATCGCTCCTATCATCGCGGCGCGAACGCCCGCAGCGGCGAGATCGGCCTGATGCCCGACATTACCGGCCGGCCCGGCGCGACGGTACAGGATACCGTATCGCTCTCTGCCTTGCTCGCACGAATGGAAGCGGAAGGTTTCGCCGATCCGACCGTCGCCGATCTCGCAGGCGACGACGCAGGACTGGAGGATGTGGTGGCGGGCTGGCTGGCGGATGCGGTGCGCGCGCTCACCGCACCGCTGGTGGCGATCAATTGCCTGCTCGACCCCGACGCGATCCTGATCGGCGGGCGCCTGCCGATGCCATTGATCGACCGTCTCGCGGCCGGGCTGACCGCCGCGCTAGATGCCGTTCCGCAGCCCTCACGCGCCAAGATCATGCCCGCGGTGATGGCGCAGGATGCACCGGCGATCGGCGCCGCGATCCTGCCCTTCCTGGCGCATATCCTCCCGTCCGACGCGATCCTGATCCAGAGCGGCCGGCAATGACGACATGGCGGGTGCTGCTGCTCCTGATTGGGGCGGCACCCGTCGCAGCGGTCCCGGCCGAACCTTCGCCCGGCACGATCCGCATCGACCAGCTGGGTTACGAAACGACGGGCCCGAAGCATGCAATCGTCGCGACACCGGACCTGACGCCCCTGCCCTGGACGCTGGTCGACAGCACGGGCGAGCCGGTCGCGACTGGCACGACGCGGCCCTTCGGCCACGACCCCGCATCCGACGAGACGATCCAGCGGGTCGACTTCACCGGTTTCATGATGACGGGCGAAGGCTATCGCCTCACCATCGGACGGCTTGGCAGCCAGTTATTCAGCATCGCCGACCGCCCGTTCGCCGCAGCCGCGACGGCGGCGATGAGCTTCTTCTATCAGCAGCGTAGCGGTGTGCCGATCGAGGCGCGCTACGTCCAGCGCCCGGACCTCGCGCGCGCCGCCGGCCACGCGCGCGAGATCGTCACCTGTTTCCACGGGCGTGATCAGCGCAGCGTACGCTGGCCCGGATGCGACTACCGCCTCGACGCCACCGGCGGCTGGTACGACGCCGGCGATCACGGCAAATATGTGGTCAACGGCGGCGTGTCCGCCTGGACGTTGCTCGACCTGCACGAGCGGCTTGCGGCCCTGGGCGATGCCGATGCATTCGCCGATGGCCGGCTGGCGCTGCCCGAGCGTGGCAACGGCCGCGACGATCTGCTGGACGAGGCGCGGGTCGAGGTAGCGTTCCTGCTGGCGATGCAGGTGCCGCAAGGGCGACGGGTGACGGTGGCGTTCAGCACCGACACCGGCGCTCCGGCCAAGGATTTCCGGACGATAGATGCGGGTGGTCTGGTCCACACCAAGGTGGCGGACGAAGCGTGGACGGGCTTGCCGATGGCGCCGGCCGCCGATCCGATGCGCCGCTTTCTCTACCCGCCATCAACGGCTGCAACATTCAACATGGTCGCTGTCGCCGCACAGGCGGCGCGCATCTGGCGGCAGAGCGATCCTGCCTTTGCAGACCGGGCGCTGGCGGCGGCGCGCAGGGGATGGGAGGCCGCGGAGCGCATCCCCGGTCTTCACGCCAGTTCGGATTTCACCGGTAGCGGCGGCTATGGCGACCGTCAGATTGCCGACGAACGTTTCTGGGCGGCGGCACAGCTGTTCGTCACCACCGGCGAGGCACCGTTCCGCGCGGTCGTGACCGCGGCACCCTTCCTCCGCGACGGCAGCGTCGATCTTGGCTGGGGCAGCACCGCACTCGCCGGTGTGTTGACGCTTGCCACCGTGCCGAACGGATTGCCGCCCGACCTGCATGCCGTTATCCGGGACGAAATCGTCGCACGAGCCGACATGCTGCTCGCCGAGCGAGATCATAGCGGCTATCGGCTGCCCTTCTCCGGCGCGTATTATGGCTGGGGTTCGAATTCGACGCTGCTCAACCGCGCAATCGTGCTCGGTGTCGCCTATCAGATCACCCGCAACGCGGCCTATCGCGACGCCGTCGTCGATGTCGCCGACTACGTCTTCGGCCGCAATGCCCTCGATCGTTCGTTCGTCACCGGCTTTGGCGCGCGCACGACGCATCAGCCCCATCACCGTTTTTGGGCGCAGGCAGCAGATGCCCGCTATCCGGCGCCGCCGCCGGGTGTCCTTTCGGGCGGTCCGAACGACAGTGCCCGCTTGGACGATGGCGATCCCCTTAAGGGCCGCTGCGTCGGGCAGACGTGCTGGCGCGACGACTGGCGCGCCTTCACGATGAACGAGGTCGCGATCAACTGGAACGCGCCGCTGGTATGGGTGACGGCGTTCCTTGATGCTACGCGGATCAGGAGCGCCCGAGCGCCCGGATAAGATAGTCACGGATCCGCTCGGCCCGATCGGGTGACGCACGCCCAAGCACGCCGCGCGCCGGTTCCGGCAGGTGATCGGCGGCGCGTGACGCATCGGCGCCGAAAACATAGTGATCGAACCAGCCGCGAACCGCGTCGCGTTCGCCCTGCGGCAGGTCGCGCACGGCCACCAACGCGTGGATCAACGCCGCGAACGGCGACGCCATGGCCTGTTGCCCCCACCAATAATTCACCAGCACATTGAGCGGACCGATCGCCTTCACATCGTGCCACCAGAGCGAGGGGACATATATCGCATCGCCGGGTTCCAG contains:
- a CDS encoding carboxylesterase family protein; amino-acid sequence: MIALALALAAAGPVIRTDHGPVRGEALASGGAVFRGIPFAAPPVGALRWRAPRPPKRWTRTRAAMAEHAACPQVVYGDWNRTAANASSEDCLFVDVRTPSLNGAAKLPVLVWIHGGSNRAGAGGGTVESRITDKGIVLVSVQYRLGAFGFLSHPALSREQGGRSGNYGLMDQQAALRWVRRNIARFGGDPARVTIAGESAGAMDVGLHMLSPGSRGLFAQAIAESGTAGFGTAPRTLQANEVVGTLIARGGGLPADATAAQLRRLPMAAVLKADAQVDAPGLDDDSFVWLQAVVDGAVLPDTPAHLFASGRINPAPLVIGINARELTLHGGLPAAAATVRREFGRYADRALRFYGLQPGGTPVSDARLGDVTLQLANDITFRCPAIAVSNALTRHGGTVWQYQFDYAPPGGTVSHASELGYLFNPPQPGQPPLQAYWVNFVKTGEPNGAGLVRWPAYDRKTRDYMAFDQDGPVARRDLRRDICDLRDTP
- a CDS encoding glycoside hydrolase family 97 protein codes for the protein MAAYGTAITSIRAGTARAALLDVALGTALVAALGSALLAAPAAGQTVASPDGRVAVTLGTSSDDQPTYAVSVGGRPIVTPSPLGLEFERYAKLSNGLRVASTDAGRGEDRYALPAGKVSSVAERYNQIVVHMAEKDGRRRRLDLIVRAYDTGIALRYAVPRQPNLATLRIANELTQFAFAADYACTGLNLGSFGTSHEGEYDPVAASAIRAHNLYELPFVCQTGSGGPAIAIAEAAVENWPAMYLTGTETGALGVAAKLTRRPDDPAIAVKLDVADGVVSPWRVVMIAPDAGTLIENTLLTSLNPPAKGDFGWVKPGKTAWDWWSGPLLAWAPRAGSNAATERAFVDFAASLGLPYMMVDDGWYANSGTGPLVLPGADPTRPLPEIDLPGLVAYGKARGVGLILWINWELLDRDMERILGSVADSGARGIKVDFMNRDDQDMIGFYHRLAEATARHHLLLDLHGATHPWGMTRTWPNFLTQEGVLGAEYNKWTRRITARHNITLAYTRMLAGPLDYTPGGYRNATPATFAIAATGPQTQTTRAAELAKYVVFESPLQSVADTPDAYRGQPGLDFLAAVPATWDETRFLSGTMGESIAIARRKDRTWYVGAMTDAARSVTVPLSFLGKGSYTARLWSDGATATDLATTSRRVDAAATLTLDLHAAGGAAAILAPR
- a CDS encoding glycoside hydrolase family 9 protein, producing MTTWRVLLLLIGAAPVAAVPAEPSPGTIRIDQLGYETTGPKHAIVATPDLTPLPWTLVDSTGEPVATGTTRPFGHDPASDETIQRVDFTGFMMTGEGYRLTIGRLGSQLFSIADRPFAAAATAAMSFFYQQRSGVPIEARYVQRPDLARAAGHAREIVTCFHGRDQRSVRWPGCDYRLDATGGWYDAGDHGKYVVNGGVSAWTLLDLHERLAALGDADAFADGRLALPERGNGRDDLLDEARVEVAFLLAMQVPQGRRVTVAFSTDTGAPAKDFRTIDAGGLVHTKVADEAWTGLPMAPAADPMRRFLYPPSTAATFNMVAVAAQAARIWRQSDPAFADRALAAARRGWEAAERIPGLHASSDFTGSGGYGDRQIADERFWAAAQLFVTTGEAPFRAVVTAAPFLRDGSVDLGWGSTALAGVLTLATVPNGLPPDLHAVIRDEIVARADMLLAERDHSGYRLPFSGAYYGWGSNSTLLNRAIVLGVAYQITRNAAYRDAVVDVADYVFGRNALDRSFVTGFGARTTHQPHHRFWAQAADARYPAPPPGVLSGGPNDSARLDDGDPLKGRCVGQTCWRDDWRAFTMNEVAINWNAPLVWVTAFLDATRIRSARAPG
- a CDS encoding ROK family protein; the encoded protein is MTNVIQIGIDFGGTKIEAAALDRHGAFLARVRTPNPGDYDQAIRDVRDLIGRAEADAGSAGTIGIGTPGSINPRDGRMRNSNATFLNGRTFREDLEAALGREVRMANDANCLALSEAVDGAATGARSAFAVIVGTGVGGGLVVDGRIVEGANGMGGEWGHVPLPWMTAAEYPGPACWCGQHGCLDMLVSGTGLQKDMAARSGETHSGPAIVAAARAGTPHAKAALDAYVDRLGRAMAMIANIVDPDVFVIGGGMSNVSEIYDALPAVIDRYSFGGDWEGRIVAAQWGDSSGVRGAARLWGN
- a CDS encoding SGNH/GDSL hydrolase family protein — its product is MKLAIALLLAVPTGPALAQSLPTAEQKAQWEREGEERLHKDFGWLGRYQEANAKVTAPAKVVFMGDSITQGWFDMMPAFFTPGRYGRGIGGQTTPQMLLRFRQDVIDLHPQVVQIMAGTNDIAGNTGPMTAAQTKANLMSMAELARAHGIRVILASIPPADHFPWRPGLDTATPIAAMNAWMKDYAARTGATYADYWTALHDGDALKASLTYDGVHPNKAGYAVMAPVAEAAIRRAMAKPAPVHTPAPAPIAR
- a CDS encoding ROK family protein; protein product: MPISFGSKPGRRIDAQTSDGRDARLSRSLSGTNLERAGDYNLRTVLQAVRLNRDTTRVAIAQQTGLTAPTIANITGRLIDMGLVRNAGRMQGGRGQPALRLQINPEGAFGIGLNIDRDHLTLVSLDLAGQVRSRVTREVAFAMPDDVSAFVRDVLDDVIAQGGVDRDRVLGVGVAIPDDLGRIRLPHQPAGYDKWNEVDLAALLKIVPWPIHHDNDAAAAAVGEAEYGTAFDNPSFFYLLISAGLGGGPVIDRSYHRGANARSGEIGLMPDITGRPGATVQDTVSLSALLARMEAEGFADPTVADLAGDDAGLEDVVAGWLADAVRALTAPLVAINCLLDPDAILIGGRLPMPLIDRLAAGLTAALDAVPQPSRAKIMPAVMAQDAPAIGAAILPFLAHILPSDAILIQSGRQ